The following proteins come from a genomic window of Eubalaena glacialis isolate mEubGla1 chromosome X, mEubGla1.1.hap2.+ XY, whole genome shotgun sequence:
- the LOC133082114 gene encoding ferritin heavy chain-like → MGALRGSYRGPCSFAFTFAMLPAPPSQVRQNYQPDCEAAVNSHFTLELHASSVCLAVAFYFDRDDVALKHFTGFFLRRSHEHSERAQGLMRLQNQRGGRLHFQDIRKPVSDEWKSGLKAMWYTLCLEKRVNRSLLDLHQLATDKSDPHLRLFLATHCLGQQAAFIRELEGHVATLSMMGAPDVDLAGYLFDKLTLGDSDKKN, encoded by the exons ATGGGAGCCCTCCGAGGCAGCTACCGCGGGCCCTGCAGCTTCGCCTTCACCTT CGCCATGCTGCCCGCGCCGCCCTCGCAGGTGCGCCAGAACTACCAGCCCGACTGCGAGGCCGCCGTCAACAGCCATTTCACCCTGGAGCTCCACGCCTCCTCCGTGTGCCTGGCCGTGGCCTTTTACTTCGACCGCGACGACGTCGCCTTGAAGCACTTCACCGGGTTCTTCCTGCGCCGCTCCCACGAGCACAGCGAGCGGGCCCAGGGCCTGATGCGCCTGCAGAACCAGCGCGGGGGCCGCCTCCACTTCCAAGACATCAGGAAGCCAGTCAGTGACGAGTGGAAGAGCGGCCTCAAGGCCATGTGGTACACCTTGTGCCTGGAGAAGCGCGTGAACCGGAGCCTGCTCGACCTGCACCAGCTGGCCACCGACAAGAGCGACCCCCACCTGCGTCTCTTCCTGGCAACTCACTGCCTCGGCCAGCAGGCGGCGTTCATCAGAGAGCTGGAGGGTCATGTCGCCACCCTGAGCATGATGGGGGCCCCGGACGTCGACCTGGCAGGGTACCTCTTTGACAAGCTCACCCTGGGCGACAGCGACAAAAAGAACTGA